A window from Falsibacillus albus encodes these proteins:
- the hutI gene encoding imidazolonepropionase: MSNHTLFIKNANQVITLHGNSTKPLKKKEMNELHIIEGGSILIIDDRIAAIGNETDLVEKYKNEIEEAEVIDAEGKIVLPGLVDPHTHLVFAGSREEEFNMRLNGATYMEIMNNGGGIHATTSKTREASPDELLKESKKRLDSFLMHGVTTVEAKSGYGLDWETEEKQLRVAKQLNEEHLVDVVSTFMGAHAVPAAYKNNPDEFVDLVINEMLPKVAGEKLAEFNDVFCERGVFTPEQSRRILKAGKELGLIPKIHADEIEPYEGAELAAEVGAISADHLLRASDEGIKRMAENNVIGVLLPGTAFFLMAESAKGRRMIDMGMSIALSTDCNPGSSPTTSLPLMMNLACMHMGLTPAEAIAAATINAAHAINRGHEIGSIEVDKKADITIMDVSNYMKLQYHYGVNHTDTVIKNGHIVVKGGKLC; encoded by the coding sequence TTGTCAAACCACACATTATTCATTAAAAATGCAAATCAAGTGATCACACTTCATGGAAATTCAACAAAACCCTTAAAGAAAAAAGAAATGAATGAACTTCACATCATCGAAGGCGGAAGTATATTGATCATCGATGATCGCATTGCTGCGATTGGCAATGAAACTGATTTAGTAGAAAAATATAAAAATGAAATCGAAGAAGCAGAGGTCATAGATGCTGAAGGGAAAATCGTTTTGCCTGGGCTTGTAGATCCACACACGCATCTTGTCTTCGCCGGGAGCCGTGAAGAAGAGTTCAATATGAGATTGAACGGGGCCACTTATATGGAAATCATGAACAATGGAGGAGGGATCCATGCCACGACCTCCAAAACACGGGAAGCATCACCTGATGAATTATTGAAGGAAAGCAAGAAAAGGCTGGATTCTTTCCTTATGCATGGGGTAACCACTGTTGAAGCTAAGAGCGGTTATGGGCTTGACTGGGAAACGGAAGAAAAACAGCTTCGTGTAGCAAAACAGTTGAATGAGGAACATTTGGTCGATGTGGTTTCAACGTTTATGGGTGCTCATGCCGTTCCAGCCGCTTATAAAAACAACCCGGATGAATTCGTGGATTTGGTCATTAATGAAATGCTGCCAAAGGTTGCTGGTGAGAAATTAGCAGAATTCAATGATGTCTTTTGCGAACGCGGCGTTTTTACTCCGGAGCAATCGAGGAGAATTTTGAAAGCAGGGAAAGAACTTGGATTGATCCCCAAGATTCATGCAGATGAAATTGAACCATATGAAGGTGCCGAGCTGGCGGCAGAAGTTGGTGCAATTTCTGCAGATCATTTACTGCGTGCTTCTGATGAAGGGATAAAACGGATGGCAGAAAATAATGTGATTGGTGTGCTTCTTCCAGGAACAGCCTTTTTCTTGATGGCAGAATCTGCAAAAGGAAGAAGGATGATCGATATGGGAATGTCTATCGCCCTTTCCACAGACTGTAATCCAGGGTCCTCACCGACAACTTCCCTCCCTTTGATGATGAACCTTGCTTGCATGCACATGGGATTGACTCCTGCTGAGGCAATTGCTGCTGCTACCATTAACGCAGCTCATGCAATCAACCGCGGCCATGAAATCGGCAGCATCGAGGTGGATAAAAAGGCTGATATCACAATCATGGATGTTTCAAACTATATGAAGCTTCAATACCATTATGGTGTGAATCATACAGATACCGTTATCAAAAATGGACACATTGTCGTTAAGGGTGGAAAGCTATGTTAA
- a CDS encoding agmatinase family protein: MLKTLQGLPLEPPAFAWAKSKSTEGKVHDWIQSVERLDGKVDSEWDVVFFGVPLSRSSISASGASEFPDAFRKSWKGFSTYNLDEEVDLESLNVLDIGDVAMHFTDITKCHSNILETMEGVSKNFSRSMISAIGGDHSITAMLVKGIREAFPEESIGILQLDTHFDLRDLKSHGPTNGTPIRNLIESNSVRGENVHNIGLHGFFNTKSLVDYAKKEGLNFTTMRNARRQGIVNTVQNALESLAENVDRIHLTVDMDVLDIAGAPGVPASTPGGMLTDELFQAVFHAGIHPKVKSMDIVCLDPTKDHQAQPTVKAGTHVFLSFLSGYCKRGEK; this comes from the coding sequence ATGTTAAAAACATTACAAGGGCTGCCGCTGGAGCCCCCGGCATTTGCATGGGCAAAGTCAAAAAGCACGGAGGGTAAAGTTCACGATTGGATACAATCAGTTGAAAGACTTGACGGCAAAGTGGATTCGGAATGGGATGTGGTATTCTTTGGGGTTCCATTATCCCGTTCTTCCATCAGTGCATCGGGAGCATCTGAATTTCCGGATGCATTTCGTAAGTCGTGGAAGGGTTTTTCGACCTACAACTTGGATGAAGAGGTTGATTTGGAGTCGTTGAATGTGTTGGATATAGGGGATGTCGCAATGCATTTTACAGATATCACGAAATGCCATTCCAACATTCTGGAAACGATGGAAGGTGTTTCGAAAAATTTCTCCCGATCGATGATTTCCGCCATAGGGGGGGACCATTCCATTACAGCGATGCTTGTGAAAGGGATAAGAGAAGCCTTCCCTGAGGAGTCGATCGGGATCCTGCAGCTCGATACGCATTTTGATTTACGTGACTTGAAAAGCCATGGACCGACAAATGGGACGCCCATACGAAACTTGATTGAAAGTAATTCTGTAAGGGGAGAAAATGTCCATAATATTGGGCTTCATGGATTCTTCAATACGAAGTCGTTGGTTGATTATGCAAAAAAAGAAGGTCTGAATTTCACGACGATGAGAAATGCAAGGAGACAAGGGATTGTGAACACAGTCCAAAATGCGCTCGAAAGCTTGGCGGAAAACGTCGATCGCATCCATTTGACGGTGGATATGGATGTTCTCGATATAGCAGGGGCCCCTGGAGTGCCAGCTTCCACACCAGGTGGGATGTTGACCGACGAACTTTTTCAGGCAGTCTTCCATGCTGGGATCCATCCGAAAGTGAAGTCGATGGACATCGTGTGTTTGGACCCGACAAAAGACCATCAGGCACAGCCAACCGTCAAAGCGGGAACGCATGTCTTTTTGTCATTTTTATCTGGGTATTGTAAGAGGGGAGAAAAATAA
- a CDS encoding YjiH family protein encodes MENAVLKQKQDPKISTPRSSAKNTAKFLIYSGIGIFMFFIPITINGASSILLDHIVSAIRNEVPAVVSYYALLVILAGAIYPFAAKTWKKNKVNVVFSILKILGFVTGSMIVFNIGPKWLFDPDMGPFLFDKLVIAVGLLVPIGSIFLALLVGYGLLEFIGILMQPVMKPVWKTPGRSAIDAVASFVGSYSIGLLITNRVFKEGKYSIKEAAIIATGFSTVSATFMIVVAKTLGLMDIWNTYFWTTLIVTFLVTALTVRIWPLKSMSEEFFDGKGSPEEPVSGSRFRTAWKAAMETAENSPNLFLNIWINLKDGFIMTMSILPSIMSVGLLGLVLAEYTPVFDVIGYIFYPFTALMKVPEPMLAAKASAVSIAEMFLPALLVTKAALATKFVIAVVSVSAIIFFSALVPCILSTDIPITLPKLIVIWVERTILTILIVTPIAYILL; translated from the coding sequence ATGGAGAATGCGGTTTTGAAACAAAAGCAAGATCCAAAGATTTCTACACCTAGATCATCTGCCAAGAATACTGCTAAATTTTTGATTTACAGCGGAATAGGAATATTCATGTTTTTTATTCCAATCACAATCAATGGAGCCTCCTCCATCTTGCTGGATCATATCGTGTCAGCAATAAGGAATGAAGTTCCAGCTGTCGTGTCCTACTATGCGCTGCTAGTCATATTAGCCGGTGCCATCTATCCTTTTGCCGCAAAAACATGGAAGAAAAACAAAGTTAATGTGGTATTTTCCATATTAAAAATTTTGGGGTTCGTGACTGGGAGTATGATCGTCTTCAATATCGGGCCCAAATGGCTGTTTGATCCGGATATGGGACCGTTTTTATTTGACAAACTGGTCATTGCAGTCGGGTTGCTCGTCCCGATAGGGTCGATTTTTTTAGCGTTGCTGGTCGGATATGGTCTACTCGAGTTTATTGGAATATTAATGCAGCCGGTCATGAAGCCGGTTTGGAAAACACCCGGACGCTCCGCCATTGATGCCGTTGCATCATTTGTAGGTAGTTATTCTATAGGACTCCTTATTACAAATCGTGTATTCAAGGAAGGAAAATACTCCATTAAGGAAGCAGCCATCATCGCAACCGGATTTTCTACCGTTTCTGCGACATTTATGATCGTCGTTGCCAAGACGCTCGGTCTCATGGATATATGGAATACGTATTTTTGGACTACATTGATCGTTACATTCCTTGTCACAGCATTGACGGTACGGATTTGGCCATTAAAATCCATGAGCGAGGAATTCTTCGATGGAAAAGGGTCTCCTGAAGAACCGGTGAGCGGCAGCCGCTTCCGCACTGCTTGGAAAGCGGCGATGGAAACAGCAGAGAATTCACCTAATCTCTTCCTAAATATATGGATCAATTTAAAAGATGGTTTCATCATGACCATGTCAATCCTTCCATCCATCATGTCGGTAGGTTTGCTTGGGTTGGTATTGGCAGAATATACACCTGTATTTGATGTCATCGGCTATATCTTTTATCCATTCACGGCATTGATGAAGGTGCCGGAACCGATGTTGGCTGCAAAAGCGAGCGCTGTTTCGATTGCAGAGATGTTCCTGCCGGCTCTTTTAGTCACAAAAGCCGCCTTGGCAACGAAGTTTGTGATTGCAGTCGTTTCTGTTTCAGCGATTATTTTCTTTTCCGCCCTGGTTCCGTGCATTCTTTCAACGGATATCCCGATAACATTGCCAAAATTAATAGTGATTTGGGTGGAGCGGACAATTTTAACCATTCTGATCGTGACGCCAATCGCCTATATATTACTTTAG
- a CDS encoding spore germination protein, producing the protein MRKHSEKDTGKKVEMVKELLGNPSDLVILHKEISVNDEKMHFDMLRIDGISDSKISIEFMNQLDLSGIASLHDIQQELKEIGIKVTTIKLGSDLSPAISAVLDGNTVVFFCESSEVFILDSSKYEKRDITEPTSQTVIRGPKEAFIESLRSNTSLVRKRVRSEQLRIESFKVGNTSKTNVELMYLADQVDVECLDKLRMRIEKGMADIILETGYIEKMVQDQQQTIFPTVMNTERPDEVVSNILMGKIAIFVDNTPFVLLCPITFFQFFQSPEDYYHNFNMGILIQSLRFISFSLSLVAPALYVGLITHHHAMIPTPLLISLYAQREGIPFPVIIEALLMEFIFEILREAGVRMPRAIGQAVSIVGALVIGQTAVQAGLVSTAVVIVVSMTAISSFTMPNYNLAITARILRFVFMGLSYFIGFYGLLLGLIILFGHLIMITSIGRPYLRSLSNKLST; encoded by the coding sequence ATGAGAAAACATTCGGAGAAAGACACCGGAAAAAAGGTAGAAATGGTGAAAGAGCTGCTTGGAAACCCTTCTGATTTAGTCATTTTACATAAAGAAATCAGTGTCAATGATGAAAAAATGCATTTTGATATGCTTCGCATTGATGGTATATCCGATTCGAAGATCAGCATCGAATTTATGAATCAACTTGACCTGAGTGGGATTGCTTCTCTCCATGATATTCAACAAGAGTTAAAAGAAATCGGCATTAAAGTAACGACTATAAAATTAGGTAGTGATCTCTCTCCTGCAATTTCCGCCGTGTTGGATGGCAATACGGTTGTATTTTTTTGTGAAAGCAGTGAGGTCTTCATTCTCGATTCTTCAAAATACGAAAAGAGGGATATCACGGAGCCGACATCCCAGACAGTCATTCGTGGCCCTAAGGAAGCATTTATCGAATCCCTAAGGAGTAATACATCCCTTGTCCGAAAAAGAGTGAGAAGTGAACAATTGAGGATTGAAAGCTTTAAAGTTGGGAATACCTCCAAAACAAATGTTGAATTGATGTATTTAGCCGATCAAGTCGATGTGGAATGCTTGGATAAACTGAGGATGCGAATCGAAAAAGGCATGGCGGACATCATTCTGGAAACAGGATATATTGAAAAGATGGTTCAAGATCAACAACAAACCATTTTTCCGACGGTCATGAACACGGAGAGACCGGATGAAGTAGTAAGTAATATCCTGATGGGCAAAATTGCAATATTCGTTGATAATACCCCATTCGTGTTGCTTTGCCCCATCACTTTTTTCCAATTCTTCCAGTCGCCGGAGGACTACTACCATAATTTCAATATGGGCATATTGATTCAAAGTCTCCGTTTTATCAGTTTTTCTTTGTCATTGGTGGCGCCTGCTTTATATGTCGGATTGATCACCCATCATCATGCAATGATTCCTACACCTCTTTTAATCAGCCTGTATGCACAGCGGGAAGGGATTCCCTTTCCAGTCATCATTGAAGCATTGCTGATGGAATTCATATTTGAAATATTAAGGGAAGCGGGGGTTCGCATGCCCCGTGCAATCGGTCAGGCAGTTTCCATCGTTGGTGCACTTGTTATCGGGCAAACTGCTGTGCAGGCAGGTTTGGTTTCCACTGCGGTTGTCATTGTAGTTTCGATGACAGCAATCTCAAGCTTTACAATGCCCAATTATAACTTGGCCATCACCGCCAGGATTCTTCGGTTTGTCTTTATGGGATTATCGTACTTCATAGGATTTTATGGGCTGCTGCTAGGATTGATCATTCTATTCGGTCATCTCATAATGATCACTTCCATCGGACGTCCGTACTTAAGAAGCTTAAGCAATAAACTTTCGACATAG
- a CDS encoding Ger(x)C family spore germination protein has protein sequence MKKFLISFLICSIILSGCGSQHEINEMSIIIGVGIDMVDDSTYQLTLQIVNPSAIVAGGNTTSGPKAVPIINVVGKGQTVVDALQSATTKVSRPNFYAHLSLIVIGQALAEKGILEVLDTFERDSQVRQNTPVLIARNEMAFDVLNTLTALTNIPVVSLIGKIRNVQNLFGETVDIKLYELISSFEDEKTVPILSGATAPKDDPFAGSQSNIEQSSPLTSKVNGIAVFHKNGKLNYWIDDELARTTLLLRNDLKETIYSEKCGKNKHISLNVSYSKSDSSVKFFGKKPLLSVNAYLEGNIDSNGCSDITLSKDEDYKKIEQKVSKDIKNNIKQLLNVTEKHQSDFLGFGQSIRIHNPKEWKKIKSSWPETYSKADMKVKVEFHINNSGSTRNHMKVDEQD, from the coding sequence ATGAAAAAATTCCTGATTTCTTTCCTTATATGCTCCATAATTCTATCAGGTTGCGGGAGCCAACATGAAATAAATGAAATGTCCATCATTATTGGGGTGGGCATTGACATGGTAGATGACTCCACTTACCAATTAACCTTGCAGATCGTTAACCCCAGTGCAATTGTGGCTGGAGGGAATACCACATCCGGTCCTAAAGCCGTGCCGATAATAAACGTTGTGGGCAAAGGGCAAACTGTTGTAGATGCCTTGCAAAGTGCAACTACCAAGGTTTCCAGACCAAACTTTTATGCCCATTTATCCTTGATTGTCATTGGACAAGCATTGGCTGAAAAAGGGATTTTGGAAGTGCTTGATACGTTCGAGCGAGATTCACAAGTACGGCAGAACACACCTGTTCTCATTGCAAGGAACGAGATGGCATTTGATGTCCTTAATACTTTGACGGCACTTACAAATATCCCTGTAGTCTCCCTGATTGGAAAGATAAGAAACGTGCAAAATTTATTCGGGGAGACTGTGGATATTAAATTATACGAACTCATCAGTTCTTTTGAGGATGAAAAGACTGTCCCTATCTTAAGCGGTGCCACCGCTCCAAAAGATGATCCTTTTGCTGGCTCTCAGAGTAATATCGAACAATCATCTCCACTGACAAGCAAAGTGAATGGGATAGCAGTCTTTCATAAAAATGGAAAGTTGAACTACTGGATCGATGATGAACTTGCCAGAACGACCCTCCTGCTTAGAAATGATTTAAAGGAAACCATTTATTCTGAAAAATGTGGAAAAAATAAACATATCAGTCTAAATGTTTCATATTCGAAATCTGATAGCTCCGTGAAATTCTTTGGAAAGAAACCATTGTTATCGGTCAACGCGTATCTAGAAGGTAATATTGACAGCAACGGCTGTTCTGACATTACGTTGAGCAAGGATGAAGACTATAAGAAAATCGAACAAAAAGTAAGCAAAGATATAAAAAATAATATTAAACAATTGTTGAATGTTACGGAAAAACATCAATCAGATTTTTTAGGTTTCGGTCAATCCATTCGTATACACAATCCAAAAGAATGGAAGAAAATAAAGAGCAGTTGGCCTGAAACGTATAGCAAAGCTGATATGAAGGTGAAGGTTGAGTTTCA